In Trueperella pecoris, the DNA window GAAGGCATCGAAAAAGTGCGCTGATAGCACAGGCGCCGCCCTTCGGTAGAAGGGCGGCGCCCGCTAGCGTGTCTTAATCGCGAGGCTTCTCGCGCATCTCCCATGTCTCGATGATGTCGCCCTCGGCGATATCGTTGTAGCCGAGAGTGATACCACACTCGTAGCCTTCACGAACCACCGTCACGTCATCCTTCTCACGGCGAAGCGACTCAATCGTCAGGTCAGGAGCGACAACGACGCCGTCGCGCACGAGGCGGGCCTTGTGGCCACGGTTGATCGTGCCAGAACGGACGATCGAACCGGCAATGTTGCCGAACTTGCCCGAACGGAAGACCTGGCGAATCTCGGCAGTACCGACCTCGACCTCTTCGTAGATCGGCTTGAGCTTGCCCTTCAGGGCGGCCTCGACCTCGTCGATCGCGGAGTAGATGACGTTGTAGAACTTCATCTCCACACCCTCCTGCTCCGCGAGATCCTGGACGCGCTCTGCCGGGCGGACGTTGAAGCCGATGATAACGGCGTTGTCCACGGTCGCCAGGTCCACGTCGGACTGCGTCACAGCACCAACGCCACGGTGAATGACGTTGAGCTCGACCTCGCCCTGGCCCACCTCGATATCGAGGAGGCTGGCCTCGAGGGCCTCGACAGAACCGGAGGAATCACCCTTGATGATGAGGTTAAGAGTCTCGACCTTGCCCTCTTCGATCGCGGCCGTGAGATCCTCAAGCGAGATGCGCTTGCGGCGCTTGGCTAGGGTCGCAGCTCGCTTCGCCGCCTCGCGGCGCTCGGCAATCTGGCGTGCCGTGCGGTCGTCGTCGGCAACGATGAGCTGATCGCCAGCGCCTGGAACCGAGGTCAAGCCGAGAACCTGCACCGGACGGGACGGGCCCGCCTCCGTGATCGTGTTGCCGTGCTCGTCGATCATGGCGCGGACGCGGCCATAGGCCGTTCCCACGACGATCGAATCGCCGATGCGGAGTGTGCCGTCCTGAATGAGGGCGGTGATAACCGAGCCTCGGCCCTGATCGAGCTTGGCTTCGATAGCGACGCCACGGGCCGCCTTGTCCGGATTAGCCTTCGGCTCAACAAGGATGTCCGACGTCGCCACGACCGTGGAAAGCAACTCACCGATGTTGGTGCGCTGCTTGGCCGAAATATCGACGAACGGAATATCGCCGCCGTACTCCTCTGCCACCAGCCCATATTCGGTCAGCTGGGCACGAACCTTGGCCGGGTTGGCTCCGTCAACATCAATCTTGTTCACGGCAACGACGATCGGCACTTCAGCCGCTTGGACGTGGTTGATCGCTTCAACGGTCTGCGGCATGACGCCGTCGTTGGCCGCGACCACGAGGATCGCGACGTCGGTGACGTCGGCACCACGCGCACGCATCTGCGTGAACGCCTCGTGGCCAGGGGTGTCGATGAAGGTGATCGAGCGGCGCTCGCCCTCGACGTCAACGTGCGTCTGGTAAGCGCCAATGTTCTGGGTGATGCCGCCGGCCTCGCCCATCGCCACATCCTCGTTACGAATCGCGTCGAGAAGCTTCGTCTTACCGTGATCAACGTGCCCCATGACAGTCACCACCGGCGGACGCTTGACCAGGTTCTCCGGATCCTCGTCCTCACGCTCGGCCTCAAGGTCAATGTCGAAGGACTCCAGGATCTCGCGATCCTCATCCTCCGGGCTCATGATCTTGATGTCATAGCCCAGCTCGGCGCCGAGCAGCTGGAACGTATCCTCATCGAGGGACTGGTTAGCAGTCGCCATCTCGCCCATGCGGAACAGGACAGTCACGAGTGCCGCGGGATCGGCGTCGATACGCTCGGCGAAGTCCGCCAGCGAGGAACCTGCGCGGACGCGAACAGTCTCACCGTTGCCGCGGGGCACCGAAATGCCCGCAACCATCGGGTTGAGCTGCTCTTCCCACTCTTGCCTCTTCATGCGCTTCGACTTGCGGCGGCCACCGCCACCGCGCTTACCGAATGCGCCGGCGGTCGAACCGCCACGTGCCTTGCCGCCCGAGCGGACAAAGCTACCGCCACGCTGACCTGCGCCACCGGCGTTGTTCCCAGCGTTACCGCCGGCGCCCGGACGTCCACCGCGACCACGGCCACCGCCGCGATTCGCATCGGTCTGCTTGATGTGCTCAGGCATCATGTTCGGCGACGGACGGGGACCGCCGCTCTGCGGGCGCGGTGTGCCCGGCTTCTTCGAGCCATCGGCCGGCTTGCCCTCGTTGCGCATTCCCTGCTTGGGTGCGAACGGCGAATTGCCCGGACGCGGGCGTCCCATGCCCTGCTTGGAGGCGAACGGCGAATTACCCGGGCGGGGCCCGTTACGACGACGCCCCTGAGGACGAGGCGGCGCCGCATCGCGCGCGGCCTGGGCAGACTTGGCTGCCTCACCCGGCGTAGCCATCGGGCGGCCCGGCTTCGGCGCGGGCTTCGCGCCCGGCTTCGGCGCACTGACGGCAGGGGTGGCCTTGGCCTGCGGGGCTGCCTCCTCTACCGGTGCGGCTTCGGCCGGTGCCGGCGCCTCGGGCTTGGGCGCAGGCTTCGGACCGGGCTTCATCCCCGGCTTGGCGGCAGGCTTGGGCGCCTCAACGGATGCCTCAGCTGCGCTATCAGCCGCAGCGGCCGGAGCCTTCGCCGCGGGCTTCTTAGCCTCGGGCTTAGCGGCTTCCTCCTTGGCAGGCTTCTTATCCACCTCATCGGGATGCTGTTCAAAATATTCGTGCGCCTTACGCACGACGGGGGCCTCGACACTCGAGGACGCCGATTTAACGAATTCGCCATTCTCCTTCAGCACTTCCAAGAGCTTCTTGGACGTCACGCCGATTTCCTTGGCGAGTTCATGTACGCGGACCTTTGCCACATTTCTCCTTTAACTCGGGTCCGCGCGCTACGGCGTCAGACCTCTTGCAGACAGCTCATCGCTGGGTACTCATCGGGTGCCCATCGGCTTTCTACCCGCTTTCATCTCTCGGGCTGGATGCCCACTGCTATCGTGTCCAGCCAAGCTTGCACAGGCTCAGTATTCACCTCACCCCGGAAGGCCCGATTGAACGAACGTTTCCTCAATGCCAGCTTGACACAGTCGGCGGCGGGATGAACCCACGCGCCACGTCCCCCGGCAACACAATCAGAATCAGGGAAAGCAACCCCATCCTTGACTGCGATACGCAGAAGTTGGTCTGCATGCACTACACCGCCACATCCGATACATGTGCGCTGCCGGTTGGGTGCGCGAGATGACGTTGTAGACATACCTGATCTAGTCTAGCCGAACGGCGCCCGTGCAAACACGGGCGCCGTTCGTGAGTTACCTCAAGTATTAGCCGTTCAGCCTTCCAAGTGCGCCCCGCGCGTGTCCTCGGATTCCTTACGGATGTCAATCGACCATCCAGTCAGCTTTGCCGCCAAGCGAACGTTCTGTGCCTCCTTGCCAATCGCCAACGACGTCTGGTCGTCCGGGACAATTGCGCGTGCCTGGCGAGTATCACGGTTGAGAATATCAACGCGTGTCACCTTCGCAGGCGAAAGCGCGGCGGCAATGAAAAGCGCGATGTCGTCGTCGTAATCAACGATGTCAATCTTCTCCCCGTGCAACTCCTGAGTGACCGCACGTACGCGATGGCCGTTAGGGCCAATACACGAACCCTTCGCGGCAACGGTCGGATCATTCGACCACACCGCAACCTTCGACCTATGCCCAGCCTCACGAGCAAGCGCAACAATCTCAACCACGCCGGCCTCAATTTCCGGAACCTCGGTGGCAAACAGCTCGCGCACAAAGTCCGGATGCGAACGCGACAAGCGGATCGACGCTCCACGCGGGCTTACATTAATATCCAAGACAAGAGCACGAATCAGATCGCCATGCTTAAAATGCTCGGTCGCCACCTGCTCCTCAGCACGCAACAGGCCCCGGTTCTCGCCGAGCTCCACGAAAAAGTCCCGCGACTCATTCGATGAATGCGCAGTCGAATCTACCGTGCCTGCGACAATCTTGCCCTGCTTGCCCTGGAAGTCGCCAAGGATACGCGCCGACTCGGCGTCGCGCAGCCGTTGCGCAATGATCGAGCGCGCCGTGGACGTAGCAATACGACCGAAGTCACCCGGCGTGTCATCAAACTCGCCGATGATGTTTCCTTCCTCGTCCTCCTCCGGCGCCCACACAGTCACGACGCCGGTGGAGCGGTTCAGCTCGATACGCGCACCACGGATTGCACCCGGCGCACGGTTGTAGGCGTGAAGGAGAGCCTCCTCGATCGCGCCGAGCAGAATGTCAAGATCAATACCGAGCTCCGACTCAACGATCTTGAGCTCGTTCATCGAGATATCCACGGTGCCTCCTAAAATTCAATCTGGACGTTGGCCTTGACGATGTCCGCGAGCGGAATCTCCCGTTCAGCACCGTCCAGAGCAAGAGTTACGTTATCACCATTAAGGCCAACAACTCGGCCGTTGACCGATTCTCCATCATCAAGAACAACCTTGATCAAGCGCCCCTGCGCCCGCGAAAAATGGCGGGGTTCCTTCAGTTTCCTCTCCGCACCCGGTGTGGAAACCTCAAGATTGTACGCACCCGAGATGGGATCGACGTCATCGAGAATCGCCGAGATCGCACGCGTGGCGGCCGCCAGCTGTTCAGAATCCACCCCGCCTGGGCCCTCGGGCAGATCAATCGTGACCCGCAATGCGGAGTACTTGCCAGCCCGCGTGAGCTTGACGTCTTCCAAGAAGAGGCCCTGCTCTTCCACAGCTGGCCGAATCAGATCGGCGATCTCAGTTTCCTTAGACATGGTGCCAATCCTACCCGCGGCGTGTGGCAGGATAAAGTTATGGCACAACGACGATCCGGCTCCACCTTTACTTTCGTGGGCGCTCTCCTCCTTGGCGCCGCTATCTTCGCGCTTGTCATGGTGGTGATGGGCACACGCCTCGATCGGGATTTCTCCCCTGCCCCGGCCACGAGCCTCGAGGTCGAACGCCAGGACATCGCCGCGCTCGCCC includes these proteins:
- the infB gene encoding translation initiation factor IF-2, with the protein product MAKVRVHELAKEIGVTSKKLLEVLKENGEFVKSASSSVEAPVVRKAHEYFEQHPDEVDKKPAKEEAAKPEAKKPAAKAPAAAADSAAEASVEAPKPAAKPGMKPGPKPAPKPEAPAPAEAAPVEEAAPQAKATPAVSAPKPGAKPAPKPGRPMATPGEAAKSAQAARDAAPPRPQGRRRNGPRPGNSPFASKQGMGRPRPGNSPFAPKQGMRNEGKPADGSKKPGTPRPQSGGPRPSPNMMPEHIKQTDANRGGGRGRGGRPGAGGNAGNNAGGAGQRGGSFVRSGGKARGGSTAGAFGKRGGGGRRKSKRMKRQEWEEQLNPMVAGISVPRGNGETVRVRAGSSLADFAERIDADPAALVTVLFRMGEMATANQSLDEDTFQLLGAELGYDIKIMSPEDEDREILESFDIDLEAEREDEDPENLVKRPPVVTVMGHVDHGKTKLLDAIRNEDVAMGEAGGITQNIGAYQTHVDVEGERRSITFIDTPGHEAFTQMRARGADVTDVAILVVAANDGVMPQTVEAINHVQAAEVPIVVAVNKIDVDGANPAKVRAQLTEYGLVAEEYGGDIPFVDISAKQRTNIGELLSTVVATSDILVEPKANPDKAARGVAIEAKLDQGRGSVITALIQDGTLRIGDSIVVGTAYGRVRAMIDEHGNTITEAGPSRPVQVLGLTSVPGAGDQLIVADDDRTARQIAERREAAKRAATLAKRRKRISLEDLTAAIEEGKVETLNLIIKGDSSGSVEALEASLLDIEVGQGEVELNVIHRGVGAVTQSDVDLATVDNAVIIGFNVRPAERVQDLAEQEGVEMKFYNVIYSAIDEVEAALKGKLKPIYEEVEVGTAEIRQVFRSGKFGNIAGSIVRSGTINRGHKARLVRDGVVVAPDLTIESLRREKDDVTVVREGYECGITLGYNDIAEGDIIETWEMREKPRD
- the nusA gene encoding transcription termination factor NusA; translation: MDISMNELKIVESELGIDLDILLGAIEEALLHAYNRAPGAIRGARIELNRSTGVVTVWAPEEDEEGNIIGEFDDTPGDFGRIATSTARSIIAQRLRDAESARILGDFQGKQGKIVAGTVDSTAHSSNESRDFFVELGENRGLLRAEEQVATEHFKHGDLIRALVLDINVSPRGASIRLSRSHPDFVRELFATEVPEIEAGVVEIVALAREAGHRSKVAVWSNDPTVAAKGSCIGPNGHRVRAVTQELHGEKIDIVDYDDDIALFIAAALSPAKVTRVDILNRDTRQARAIVPDDQTSLAIGKEAQNVRLAAKLTGWSIDIRKESEDTRGAHLEG
- a CDS encoding YlxR family protein; this translates as MSTTSSRAPNRQRTCIGCGGVVHADQLLRIAVKDGVAFPDSDCVAGGRGAWVHPAADCVKLALRKRSFNRAFRGEVNTEPVQAWLDTIAVGIQPER
- the rimP gene encoding ribosome maturation factor RimP, with translation MSKETEIADLIRPAVEEQGLFLEDVKLTRAGKYSALRVTIDLPEGPGGVDSEQLAAATRAISAILDDVDPISGAYNLEVSTPGAERKLKEPRHFSRAQGRLIKVVLDDGESVNGRVVGLNGDNVTLALDGAEREIPLADIVKANVQIEF